Proteins encoded within one genomic window of Granulicella pectinivorans:
- a CDS encoding DinB family protein, which yields MATTPANVMTAEDVLKNWQGHRRLTRKTIDAFPEDKLFHFSVGGMRPFADLAIEFIRMAVPTVEGVATGKWEEFQYDSPKPTTKTELLALWDAQTTALNEKFPTIPPLRFSEVDKAFGQWEMSGMGIIQYCIDNEIHHRGQGYVYLRALEIEPPPFWER from the coding sequence ATGGCGACAACACCAGCCAACGTGATGACCGCAGAAGATGTGCTGAAGAACTGGCAGGGACACAGAAGGCTTACCCGCAAGACCATCGATGCCTTCCCCGAAGACAAGCTCTTTCACTTCTCCGTAGGCGGCATGCGCCCCTTCGCCGACCTCGCCATCGAGTTCATTCGCATGGCCGTCCCAACGGTAGAAGGCGTAGCCACCGGCAAATGGGAGGAGTTCCAGTACGACAGCCCCAAGCCCACGACCAAAACCGAGCTCCTCGCCCTCTGGGACGCCCAAACGACAGCATTGAACGAGAAATTCCCGACCATCCCTCCACTCCGCTTCAGCGAAGTCGACAAAGCCTTCGGCCAGTGGGAGATGTCGGGCATGGGGATCATCCAGTACTGCATCGACAACGAAATCCATCATCGCGGCCAGGGATACGTCTACCTCCGCGCACTCGAGATCGAGCCCCCACCCTTCTGGGAACGCTGA
- a CDS encoding helix-turn-helix transcriptional regulator, with product MYDPIMRVLTVLEILQARDHVSGGELAERLEVDLRTVQRYIVRLKDLSIPIESTRGVGGSYRLRPGFRLPPLMFTDEEAFAVSLGLRALRQIGLSAFAPATEGAMAKLGRVLPEVLRESIQTVEDVVAVEPGPWVVSTPADSVIRVASAIRTCRRVRFVYRTHADVGSRREIKPYAVMHTDGRWYLIGYCVARKAMRTFRLDRVTDLEVRAKTFRRPAKFDAKSYLKERMPFVQSEFEIDVWIEMPVAEAERTFAPWRVAVEEDGGGSRLRCGRDRLEHFAAMLLTIGRRIVIHKPEAMRETFRELARGALLAAEDTTT from the coding sequence ATGTATGACCCCATCATGCGCGTGCTGACGGTGCTGGAGATTCTGCAGGCTCGCGACCATGTGTCCGGTGGGGAGCTGGCGGAGCGTCTGGAGGTGGATCTGCGCACGGTGCAGCGGTACATCGTGCGGCTGAAGGATCTGAGTATTCCGATCGAATCGACGCGTGGAGTGGGCGGGTCGTACCGGCTGCGGCCTGGGTTTCGGTTGCCTCCGCTCATGTTTACGGATGAAGAGGCGTTTGCGGTCTCGCTGGGGCTGCGCGCGCTGCGTCAGATTGGGCTTTCGGCGTTCGCTCCGGCTACGGAGGGAGCGATGGCGAAGCTGGGGCGCGTGCTGCCGGAGGTGCTGCGTGAGAGTATCCAGACGGTGGAGGATGTGGTAGCGGTCGAGCCGGGGCCGTGGGTGGTCTCGACGCCCGCAGACTCGGTGATCCGTGTGGCCTCGGCGATACGAACGTGCCGGCGCGTGCGGTTTGTGTACCGGACGCATGCGGACGTGGGATCGCGGCGTGAGATCAAACCGTATGCGGTGATGCATACGGACGGGCGCTGGTACTTGATTGGATACTGCGTGGCACGCAAGGCGATGCGGACGTTTCGGCTGGATCGGGTGACGGACCTTGAGGTCAGGGCGAAGACCTTTCGGCGACCGGCGAAGTTCGATGCGAAGAGCTACCTGAAGGAGCGTATGCCGTTTGTGCAGTCGGAGTTCGAGATCGATGTGTGGATCGAGATGCCGGTGGCCGAGGCGGAGCGCACGTTTGCTCCGTGGAGGGTTGCGGTGGAGGAGGATGGTGGTGGCTCACGGTTGCGTTGCGGACGTGATCGCCTAGAGCACTTTGCCGCGATGCTGCTGACTATCGGGCGGCGCATTGTGATTCACAAGCCTGAGGCGATGCGGGAGACCTTCCGGGAGCTTGCCCGCGGTGCGCTGCTTGCTGCCGAGGATACGACAACGTAG
- a CDS encoding DUF1348 family protein, which yields MTTESRPPLPPFNRETAIQKVRLAEDGWNTRDPHRVSFAYTVDSRWRNRAEFATGRAEIVAFLTRKWTRELDYRLIKELWAFTGNRIAVRFAYEYRDDSNNWYRAYGNENWEFDAAGLMSARHASINELPITEKGRMFHWPSGRRPDDHPGLSDLGL from the coding sequence ATGACGACAGAATCTCGCCCTCCCCTTCCGCCCTTCAACCGCGAGACAGCCATCCAGAAGGTCCGCCTTGCCGAAGATGGTTGGAACACCCGCGATCCCCACCGCGTGTCTTTCGCCTACACCGTCGACTCCCGATGGAGAAACCGTGCCGAGTTCGCCACCGGCCGCGCTGAGATCGTAGCCTTCCTCACCCGGAAGTGGACCCGCGAACTCGACTACCGCCTCATTAAGGAGCTTTGGGCCTTTACCGGAAACCGCATCGCCGTGCGCTTCGCCTATGAGTACCGCGACGACTCCAACAACTGGTATCGAGCCTACGGCAACGAAAACTGGGAGTTCGACGCCGCGGGCCTCATGTCCGCACGCCACGCCAGCATCAACGAACTCCCGATCACAGAAAAAGGAAGAATGTTCCACTGGCCCTCCGGCCGCCGTCCCGATGATCATCCAGGCCTCAGCGATCTCGGCCTTTAG